Proteins co-encoded in one Arthrobacter globiformis genomic window:
- a CDS encoding MFS transporter, whose translation MSINSQTRSSLSDAKQKGGGNSMKRVVAASFVGTTLEYYDFFAYSTAASIVFPILFFPGSEPATGLLLALATYAVGYVVRPLGAAIFGHFGDKIGRKNVLVTTLLLMGLASAAVGLLPTYDNIGIWAPVLLVSLRFLQGIGIGGEWGGAALMVTESDKSGRRGLFGSLVQTAAPTGLLLATGIFTLMTSALSKEAFLAWGWRIPFLISFALVAIGLYIRLKLAESPIFEQTEQKAAEKKQEEVKAPLLYVFKHYKKQLALAVGARIGSDIAFYIFALFVLVYGTEHLGLPKSLALAASTISAVAQMISIPLFGALSDRVGRRPVMIGGAVAGIIYSFVFIAMLNSKDPFLVLIAPAIGLVIVAAMYAPVASFIPELFATKVRYTGSAVGFQLAGVFGGGFAPLIAIQLIVLTSSGFAVAGYLSAALLLMVFCVYVAKETSKITMNEAGKTASTTR comes from the coding sequence ATGTCGATCAACTCCCAAACCCGCAGTTCCCTGTCCGACGCCAAACAGAAGGGCGGCGGGAACTCAATGAAGAGGGTCGTTGCCGCGAGCTTCGTCGGCACCACACTTGAGTACTACGACTTCTTTGCCTACAGCACAGCAGCCTCCATCGTCTTCCCCATCCTGTTCTTCCCAGGTTCAGAACCTGCCACCGGCCTCCTGCTGGCCTTGGCCACCTACGCGGTGGGCTACGTGGTGCGTCCCCTGGGCGCCGCCATCTTCGGCCACTTCGGCGACAAAATTGGACGTAAAAACGTCCTGGTCACCACACTGCTCCTGATGGGCCTGGCCAGTGCCGCCGTCGGGCTCCTGCCCACCTACGACAACATCGGCATCTGGGCTCCGGTCCTTCTGGTTAGCCTGCGCTTCCTGCAGGGAATCGGCATCGGCGGCGAATGGGGCGGAGCTGCCCTCATGGTCACCGAGTCGGACAAGAGCGGCCGGCGCGGGCTCTTCGGCAGCCTCGTCCAGACCGCCGCGCCCACGGGCTTGCTCCTGGCCACCGGCATCTTCACGCTCATGACCTCGGCCCTCTCGAAGGAAGCCTTCCTCGCCTGGGGTTGGCGGATCCCGTTCCTGATCAGCTTTGCGCTCGTTGCCATCGGTCTCTACATCCGACTGAAGCTCGCGGAATCGCCAATCTTCGAACAGACGGAACAGAAGGCCGCGGAGAAGAAGCAGGAAGAAGTCAAGGCTCCACTCCTATATGTCTTCAAGCACTATAAGAAGCAACTGGCCCTGGCCGTCGGCGCCCGCATCGGCAGCGACATCGCGTTCTACATCTTCGCGCTGTTCGTCCTCGTCTACGGAACCGAACACCTCGGCCTGCCAAAGAGCCTGGCCCTGGCGGCATCGACCATTTCGGCTGTTGCCCAGATGATCAGCATCCCGCTGTTCGGCGCACTCTCGGACCGTGTGGGCCGCAGGCCCGTCATGATCGGCGGCGCCGTCGCGGGCATCATTTACAGCTTCGTGTTCATTGCGATGCTTAACTCCAAGGACCCGTTCCTGGTGCTCATCGCCCCCGCCATCGGCCTGGTGATCGTTGCGGCCATGTACGCCCCGGTGGCTTCGTTCATCCCCGAACTGTTCGCAACCAAGGTCCGCTACACCGGCTCCGCCGTAGGCTTCCAGCTCGCTGGCGTCTTTGGCGGCGGCTTTGCCCCGCTGATCGCCATCCAGCTGATCGTCCTGACCAGCTCCGGATTCGCCGTGGCTGGATACCTGTCCGCCGCACTGCTGCTCATGGTGTTCTGCGTCTACGTTGCCAAGGAAACGTCCAAGATCACCATGAACGAGGCCGGCAAGACGGCCAGCACCACACG
- a CDS encoding MFS transporter: MTTPAQSTEPRSIKPGKDGVQRRTSVRWKLFLLLLVLVSVNYIDRGSISVALPIIQKEFNLAPELVGLLLSAFFWTYALMQIPIGLLIDKFGPRKVMTASCVGWGAATAASGMAGGFLSMFIARLGIGVTEAGVMPAGGKLNAIWMHKSERGRGATILDAGAPLGAGLGGILIAGLIAATGSWRSSFVIAGAATVLMGLAVWWYVRDNPRQHRGVNAAEADYIEASHAEEDAEAEREGSKGKRALLPYLKFRSFWAMCFGWLGFNGVFYGLLTWGPLYLAQAKGFDLKTIGWSTFVIFGAGFVGEILGGTIADKWRATGASANRVMRTLLGISSVVVVGGLVGVTVVADPTTAVVLLSVVMFFLRWVGLFWSIPSILGGRTNAGVLGGAMNFSGNISGFVTPIAVGLIVGATGSYTWALLYFVGSAIIMGVSVLTLNYNKRLPV, from the coding sequence CCCGGCAAGGACGGCGTGCAACGGCGCACCAGCGTCCGCTGGAAGCTCTTTTTGCTGCTGCTCGTCCTGGTCTCCGTCAACTACATCGACCGCGGTTCCATCTCGGTGGCGCTGCCCATCATCCAAAAGGAATTCAACCTCGCCCCGGAGCTCGTGGGCCTCCTGCTCTCGGCCTTTTTTTGGACCTACGCCCTGATGCAGATCCCGATCGGCCTGCTAATCGACAAGTTCGGTCCGCGGAAGGTCATGACCGCCTCCTGCGTCGGCTGGGGCGCGGCCACCGCCGCCTCCGGCATGGCCGGCGGCTTCCTGAGCATGTTCATCGCCCGCCTCGGCATCGGCGTCACCGAGGCCGGCGTGATGCCGGCCGGCGGCAAGCTGAACGCCATCTGGATGCACAAGTCGGAGCGTGGCCGCGGCGCCACCATCCTGGACGCCGGCGCACCACTCGGCGCCGGCCTGGGCGGCATCCTCATCGCCGGCCTCATCGCCGCCACCGGCAGCTGGCGCAGTTCGTTCGTCATCGCCGGCGCCGCCACAGTGCTCATGGGTCTGGCCGTCTGGTGGTACGTCCGCGACAATCCCCGCCAGCACCGCGGCGTCAACGCGGCCGAGGCCGACTACATCGAGGCCTCCCACGCCGAGGAGGATGCCGAAGCCGAGAGGGAAGGCAGCAAGGGCAAGCGGGCACTGCTCCCCTACCTGAAATTCCGCTCCTTCTGGGCCATGTGCTTTGGCTGGCTGGGCTTCAACGGCGTGTTCTACGGCCTGCTCACGTGGGGCCCTCTCTACCTCGCCCAGGCCAAGGGCTTCGACCTGAAAACCATCGGCTGGTCCACCTTCGTGATCTTTGGAGCCGGCTTCGTCGGCGAGATCCTGGGCGGCACTATCGCCGACAAGTGGCGGGCGACCGGCGCCTCCGCCAACCGCGTCATGCGGACGCTGCTGGGCATCTCCAGCGTCGTGGTGGTGGGCGGCCTCGTCGGGGTGACCGTCGTCGCTGACCCGACCACCGCCGTCGTCCTTCTCTCCGTGGTGATGTTCTTCCTCCGCTGGGTGGGCCTGTTCTGGAGCATCCCGTCCATCCTGGGCGGCCGCACCAACGCCGGTGTACTCGGCGGGGCGATGAACTTCAGCGGCAACATCTCCGGGTTTGTCACGCCGATCGCCGTCGGCCTCATCGTCGGCGCCACCGGCTCCTACACCTGGGCGCTGCTCTACTTCGTGGGATCCGCCATCATCATGGGGGTCTCCGTGCTCACCCTGAACTACAACAAGCGGCTGCCGGTCTAA